Proteins from one Pongo abelii isolate AG06213 chromosome 19, NHGRI_mPonAbe1-v2.0_pri, whole genome shotgun sequence genomic window:
- the GCGR gene encoding glucagon receptor — protein MPPCQPRRPLLLLLLLLLACQPQAPSAQVMDFLFEKWKLYGDQCHHNLSLLPPPTELVCNRTFDKYSCWPDTPANTTANISCPWYLPWHHKVQHRFVFKRCGPDGQWVRGPRGQPWRDASQCQMDGEEIEVQKEVAKMYSSFQVMYTVGYSLSLGALLLALAILGGLSKLHCTRNAIHANLFASFVLKASSVLVIDGLLRTRYSQKIGDDLSVSIWLSDGVSPPRRPQAGGGGVGSQAGGHVAALTLHLCQAVAGCRVAAVFMQYGIVANYCWLLVEGLYLHNLLGLATLPERSFFSLYLGIGWGAPMLFVVPWAVVKCLFENVQCWTSNDNMGFWWIPRFPVFLAILINFFIFVRIVHLLVAKLRARQMHHTDYKFRLAKSTLTLIPLLGVHEVVFAFVTDEHAQGTLRSAKLFFDLFLSSFQGLLVAVLYCFLNKEVQSELRRRWHRWRLGKVLQEERNTSNHKASSSPGRSLPSKELQFGRAGGSQDSSAETPLAGGLPRLAESPF, from the exons ATGCCCCCCTGCCAGCCACGCCGACccctgctgctgttgctgctgctgctgctggcctgCCAG CCACAGGCCCCCTCTGCTCAGGTGATGGACTTCCTGTTTGAGAAGTGGAAGCTCTACGGCGACCAGTGTCACCACAACCTGAGCCTGCTGCCCCCTCCCACGG aGCTGGTGTGCAACAGAACCTTCGACAAGTATTCCTGCTGGCCAGACACCCCCGCCAATACCACGGCCAACATCTCCTGCCCCTGGTACCTGCCTTGGCACCACAAAG TGCAACACCGCTTCGTGTTCAAGAGATGCGGGCCCGACGGTCAGTGGGTGCGCGGACCCCGGGGGCAGCCTTGGCGTGACGCCTCCCAGTGCCAGATGGATGGCGAGGAGATTGAGGTCCAG AAGGAGGTGGCCAAGATGTACAGCAGCTTCCAGGTGATGTACACGGTGGGCTACAGCCTGTCCCTGGGGGCTCTGCTCCTCGCCTTGGCCATCCTGGGGGGCCTCAG CAAGCTGCACTGCACCCGCAACGCCATCCACGCGAACCTGTTTGCGTCCTTCGTGCTGAAAGCCAGCTCCGTGCTGGTCATTGATGGGCTGCTCAGGACCCGCTACAGCCAGAAGATTGGCGATGACCTCAGTGTCAGCATCTGGCTCAGTGATGGAGTGAGCCCCCCTCGGCGGCCCCAGGCAGGCGGTGGGGGGGTGGGCAGCCAGGCAGGTGGCCACGTAGCTGCGCTCACACTGCACCTGTGCCAGGCGGTGGCTGGCTGCCGTGTGGCCGCGGTGTTCATGCAATATGGCATCGTGGCCAACTACTGCTGGCTGCTGGTGGAGGGCCTGTACCTGCACAACCTGCTGGGCCTGGCCACCCTCCCTGAGAGGAGCTTCTTCAGCCTCTACTTGGGCATCGGCTGGG GTGCCCCCATGCTGTTCGTCGTCCCCTGGGCGGTGGTCAAGTGTCTGTTTGAGAACGTCCA GTGCTGGACCAGCAATGACAACATGGGCTTCTGGTGGATCCCGCGGTTCCCCGTCTTCCTGGCCATCCTG ATCAACTTCTTCATCTTCGTCCGCATCGTTCACCTGCTCGTGGCCAAGCTGCGGGCGCGGCAGATGCACCACACAGACTACAAGTTCCG GCTGGCCAAGTCCACGCTGACCCTCATCCCTCTGCTGGGTGTCCATGAAGTGGTCTTCGCCTTCGTGACGGACGAGCATGCCCAGGGCACCCTGCGCTCCGCCAAGCTCTTCTTCGACCTCTTCCTCAGCTCCTTCCAG GGCCTGCTGGTGGCTGTCCTCTACTGCTTCCTCAACAAGGAG gtGCAGTCGGAGCTGCGGCGGCGTTGGCACCGCTGGCGCCTGGGCAAAGTGCTGCAGGAGGAGCGGAACACCAGCAACCACAAGGCCTCATCTTCGCCCGGCCGCAGCCTTCCCAGCAAGGAGCTGCAGTTTGGGAGGGCTGGTGGCAGCCAGGATTCATCTGCGGAGACCCCCTTGGCTGGTGGCCTCCCTAGATTGGCTGAGAGTCCCTTCTGA
- the MCRIP1 gene encoding mapk-regulated corepressor-interacting protein 1: MTSSPVSRVVYNGKRTSSPRSPPSSSEIFTPAHEENVRFIYEAWQGVERDLRGQVPGGERGLVEEYVEKVPNPSLKTFKPIDLSDLKRRSTQDAKKS; the protein is encoded by the exons ATGACCAG CTCCCCCGTCTCCAGAGTCGTGTACAACGGCAAGAGGACCAGCAGCCCCCGCTCCCCACCCAGCAGCAGCGAGATTTTCACCCCGGCCCACGAGGAGAACGTCCGCTTCATTTACGAAG CCTGGCAGGGCGTGGAGCGAGACCTTCGAGGCCAGGTGCCGGGCGGTGAGCGGGGCCTGGTGGAGGAGTACGTGGAGAAGGTCCCTAACCCCAGCCTGAAGA CCTTCAAGCCCATCGACCTGAGTGACCTGAAGCGCCGGAGCACGCAGGATGCCAAGAAGTCCTAG
- the PPP1R27 gene encoding protein phosphatase 1 regulatory subunit 27, with the protein MPSRTARYARYSPRQRRRRMLADRSVRFPNDVLFLDHIRQGDLEQVGRFIRTRKVSLATIHPSGLAALHEAVLSGNLECVKLLVKYGADIHQRDEAGWTPLHIACSDGYPDIARYLISLGADRDATNDDGDLPSDLIDPDFKELVALFKGTTMD; encoded by the exons ATGCCTAGCAGAACTGCCCGCTATGCCCGCTACAGCCcacggcagcggcggcggcggatGCTGGCTGATCGCAGCGTGCGTTTCCCTAATGACGTCCTGTTTTTGGACCACATCCGTCAGGGTGACCTGGAGCAGGTGGGGCGCTTCATCCGGACTCGGAAAGTCTCTCTGGCCACCATCCACCCCTCAG GCCTGGCCGCCTTGCATGAAGCCGTGCTCTCTGGAAATCTGGAATGTGTGAAGCTGCTGGTCAAATACGGGGCGGACATTCACCAGCGAGATGAGGCGGGCTGGACACCCCTGCACATTGCCTGCAGCGATGGGTACCCCGACATAGCCAG GTACCTTATCTCCCTGGGAGCGGACAGGGACGCAACCAACGACGATGGCGACCTGCCCTCCGACCTCATCGACCCGGACTTCAAGGAGCTGGTGGCGCTCTTCAAAGGGACCACGATGGACTGA